The DNA region CGTAGCCGTGGCTCCCGACGAGCGCGACCTGCTCGCCTGGAGCGACCTTCGCGAAGGTCTCGCCGACGGGGACGCGGTCGCCGTTCACGCGAACGCTCCCGGCTTCCTCGAGAACGTCGCCCGGAACGTTCGTGATGATGTTGCCGAAGTCGTCGACGGCGAGGACCTCGCCGGCCACCGCGTTCGGTTCGCTGACGTCCGCCACTGGGAGTCTGCATTCGACGGGGTCCGTCAGTCGAGAGAGCCAGGGGAGGGCCTCGAGCGCCCCGTCCCGGGTCTCGACGGCTGCCGCGGCGGGGGCGAACACGTCCCGGCCGTGGAAGGTCGTGCTCCCGGGGGCCGCGTGGTGACCTGACGGGCTGGGCGCCTCGAGAGCCGATTCGTCGACGGCGAACGTCTCGATGCCAGCATCGTTACCCGTCGTCGTCTCCTCGAGGCTGGCGTCGCAGTTCGATGCCGTCTCCGCGAGGTTGCCGTCGTTACCCGTCGACGCCTCCTCGAGGCCGGT from Natronosalvus rutilus includes:
- a CDS encoding SAM hydrolase/SAM-dependent halogenase family protein — encoded protein: MITLASDFGSPYPAAMKGVLCSRTDARLADISHDLPRGDVRTSAFWLRETLPYFPPATHLVVVDPDVGTDRRAIVVRSGGHVLVGPDNGVLLPAARRLTGLEEASTGNDGNLAETASNCDASLEETTTGNDAGIETFAVDESALEAPSPSGHHAAPGSTTFHGRDVFAPAAAAVETRDGALEALPWLSRLTDPVECRLPVADVSEPNAVAGEVLAVDDFGNIITNVPGDVLEEAGSVRVNGDRVPVGETFAKVAPGEQVALVGSHGYVELDVNDGRGDDAFGLAVGDEFVLERVSPVGE